From one Perca fluviatilis chromosome 10, GENO_Pfluv_1.0, whole genome shotgun sequence genomic stretch:
- the npas4a gene encoding neuronal PAS domain-containing protein 4A, which translates to MYRSTKGASKARRDQINAEIRSLKDLLPISDADKARLSYLHIMSLACMYTRNSVFFTQEAETAEESAGFLSFLELSELMQALPGFLMLLTGEGKLLYLSDSVSDHLGHSMVDLVAQGDSVYDIIDASDHFNMRSNLSTTTSLEMDRLFRCRFNTSKSVRRQSAGNKLVLIRARCLSPPAASTATGSYWTSNPVWVCFCSPLEPHPTRSSPGAERESTSTPPLPEANLFLACFHSQHSRDMRLQTAQDSVSAYLGFDVTALRSCSWYSLLHPQDLSHASAQHRSLLREGGEGRAEMVVRVQAQDQSWVWLYMVLQLQPGEIPIISNNYIISESEAWSVRQQLSSEHTQLTLVLSGGTSQQEGLSLQSPETLSSPDQVFTPGSSGLSAQSFDFSTAGCSVGSSDEPGSSAAEAMQVEGDPRSSISSLEEDSFFQQHPTESPSAASSPTPVTVETVADLDFLTQNILLPPSFQLDPPLPALPLPLPPVPTSQAQQTKEFVCTPPYTPHVAGSSFPFGEPLFSFDPAGTTTPPPSATTATATTTSMAPSASSSAPPTTTSSPSPPTTLSTKLPLKLPTLSTDFLFSAEHGSGALYEKLPPTPDSPGDGDCTVMTLPEVRGPLYVDLPLGHLQYPPEGLLTPEASPGKQPCLSFFSLEREREKERAEISLLAQHISSLAEGFYLDPLLSKLSPPSMSPSSSPPSPFLSPAVETADVDSVHMLREFYPIKTWRGLDIPMFLDDDDSRFEESILETLLQDNFIPPQSPGLSSPSPSPMPNPSSPISPQTPVCWRQPSQFEGVGHFCSVQSAQCNSMVGCGATVAAEAGAMAEGEGLAEEAMEIEMVSSPVSSCSSIPASPPLILTASPSPATSTPIVSPMPAVSCNQSLLEELAVLEPMFGAGASIAPGLGQQPELYQLQCHPSPQCFHKDGSGSVPPF; encoded by the exons ATGTACCGCTCAACCAAAGGAGCATCCAAGGCTCGACGGGACCAGATCAACGCGGAGATCCGGAGCCTGAAGGACTTGTTGCCCATATCCGATGCAGATAAAGCGCGGCTCTCATACCTGCACATCATGTCACTTGCCTGCATGTACACCAGGAACTCCGTCTTCTTCACTCAAG aAGCGGAAACTGCTGAGGAGAGCGCAGGGTTTCTGTCTTTCCTCGAACTGTCGGAGTTGATGCAGGCGCTGCCAGGTTTTTTGATGCTGCTGACTGGGGAAGGGAAGCTCCTGTACCTGTCAGATAGCGTCTCCGACCACCTCGGACACTCCATG GTGGATCTTGTGGCACAGGGGGACAGTGTGTATGATATCATCGATGCCTCAGACCACTTTAACATGAGGAGCAACCTGTCAACCACCACGTCACTTGAGATGG acCGTCTCTTCCGCTGCCGTTTTAACACCTCCAAGTCCGTGCGGAGGCAGAGTGCTGGGAACAAGCTGGTTCTGATCCGAGCTCGCTGCCTCTCTCCCCCCGCTGCCTCTACTGCCACTGGGTCCTACTGGACATCCAACCCCGTATGGGTGTGTTTCTGCTCCCCTCTGGAGCCCCACCCGAcccgctccagccccggggCAGAGAGGGAGTCAACCTCCACCCCTCCTCTTCCTGAGGCCAACTTGTTTCTGGCCTGCTTCCACTCCCAGCATAGCCGGGACATGAGGCTGCAGACTGCCCAGGACAG TGTGAGCGCCTATCTCGGCTTTGATGTGACAGCTTTACGCTCTTGCTCCTGGTACAGCCTCCTCCACCCACAGGATCTGTCACATGCCTCTGCTCAGCACCGCAGCCTAT tgagagaaggaggagagggcAGAGCTGAAATGGTGGTGCGTGTGCAAGCTCAGGACCAATCGTGGGTTTGGCTCTACATGGTACTTCAGCTGCAGCCCGGAGAAATCCCCATCATCAGCAACAACTACATCATCAG tgagtCTGAGGCCTGGTCAGTGCGTCAGCAGCTCAGCTCAGAGCACACCCAGCTGACCCTGGTTCTAAGTGGCGGTACCTCTCAGCAGGAGGGTCTGAGCCTCCAGTCTCCAGAAACCCTGTCCAGCCCAGACCAAGTCTTCACCCCAGGCAGCAGTGGCTTGTCAGCCCAGTCCTTTGACTTCAGCACTGCTGGCTGCAGTGTGGGCTCCTCTGATGAACCAGGGAGCTCTGCTGCTGAGGCCATGCAGGTGGAGGGTGACCCTCGCTCCAGTATCTCCTCTCTGGAGGAAGACAGCTTCTTTCAGCAGCATCCCACTGAAAGCCCCTCAGCTGCCTCCTCTCCCACTCCAGTCACTGTTGAAACAGTAGCAGACTTAGACTTTTTGACCCAGAACATTCTTCTGCCGCCGTCCTTCCAGCTCGACCCTCCACTGCCAGCTCtccccctgcctctcccccctGTCCCCACCTCACAAGCTCAGCAGACCAAAGAGTTTGTGTGCACACCACCCTACACTCCACATGTTGCTGGGTCTAGCTTCCCATTCGGTGAACCCCTCTTCAGCTTCGACCCCGCTGGCACTACCACTCCTCCGCCCTCTGCTACAACAGCCACCGCCACCACCACCTCAATGGCCCCTTCAGCTTCCTCCTCAGCTCCACCAACTACcacctccagcccctccccccccaccaccctgTCCACCAAGCTCCCGCTCAAGCTACCGACTCTATCCACTGACTTCCTCTTCTCTGCCGAGCATGGCAGTGGAGCCCTTTATGAGAAACTGCCCCCCACACCTGACAGCCCTGGAGATGGCGACTGCACCGTGATGACCCTGCCCGAGGTTCGGGGTCCACTGTATGTAGATTTACCACTGGGGCACCTCCAGTATCCCCCTGAGGGCCTCCTCACTCCTGAGGCATCACCCGGCAAACAGCCCTgcctctccttcttctccctggagagagagagggagaaggagagggcAGAAATCTCCCTCTTAGCTCAGCACATCAGCTCACTGGCAGAGGGATTCTACCTGGATCCACTCCTGTCCAaactctctcctccctccatgtCACCTtcatcctcccctccctcccccttcctGTCTCCCGCCGTTGAAACTGCTGATGTTGATTCAGTCCACATGCTTAGGGAGTTTTATCCCATCAAAACATGGAGAGGTCTGGACATTCCCATGTTCCTCGACGATGATGACTCTCGGTTTGAAGAGAGCATCCTAGAAACCCTCCTCCAAGACAACTTCATTCCTCCTCAGTCTCCTggcctctcctccccctccccctcccctatGCCCAATCCCTCCAGCCCAATCTCCCCTCAAACCCCAGTGTGCTGGCGCCAACCCTCCCAGTTTGAGGGAGTGGGCCACTTCTGTAGCGTCCAATCGGCGCAATGTAACTCCATGGTTGGGTGCGGGGCGACTGTGGCTGCTGAGGCCGGGGCAATGGCAGAAGGAGAGGGGCTAGCGGAGGAAGCAATGGAGATCGAGATGGTGTCATCTCCTGTGTCCTCTTGCTCCTCCATCCCAGCTTCCCCTCCCCTCATCCTCACTGCCTCCCCCAGCCCTGCCACCTCCACGCCCATCGTCTCGCCCATGCCCGCTGTGTCTTGCAATCAGTCCCTCCTAGAGGAACTGGCTGTCCTGGAACCCATGTTTGGGGCAGGTGCCTCGATCGCCCCTGGCTTAGGGCAACAACCTGAGTTGTATCAACTCCAATGTCATCCATCGCCACAGTGCTTCCACAAAG aTGGGAGTGGAAGTGTTCCTCCGTTCTAA